One Bacteroidota bacterium genomic window carries:
- a CDS encoding ATP-binding cassette domain-containing protein codes for MSVVVSGLTKLYGEQKAVDSISFELKKGEIVGFIGPNGAGKSTTMKAICGILHPDEGQILIQGTSIQEAGIELKRLIGYLPENNPLYSDQYVVEYLRYAGKIYGIRNLSARVDEIIALTGLGVERKKKIGQLSKGYKQRVGLAQALIHNPQLLILDEPTTGLDPMQLTEIRELIKNLGSEKTVLLSTHILQEVEAICHRVLMINKGKIVADKTTEEVRQSKNHRQTLRIELKEDADKTLFSSIPAIRNIRQESPRIFYLESDTGDDLREQVFKLISEKGLSLLEMQTEKRPLEAIFKELSGN; via the coding sequence ACTGAAAAAAGGCGAAATTGTAGGTTTTATTGGACCTAATGGTGCTGGAAAATCCACTACCATGAAAGCCATTTGCGGAATACTTCACCCCGACGAGGGTCAGATTCTTATTCAGGGCACCAGCATACAAGAGGCCGGCATTGAACTTAAACGCCTTATCGGATATCTTCCAGAGAATAACCCATTGTATTCCGACCAATATGTAGTGGAATACCTGCGCTACGCAGGTAAAATTTACGGTATCAGGAATCTATCAGCACGTGTTGATGAAATAATTGCCCTCACAGGCTTAGGTGTGGAAAGAAAAAAGAAAATCGGGCAGCTATCAAAGGGCTACAAACAACGCGTAGGACTGGCACAGGCACTGATACACAACCCACAACTACTTATTCTCGACGAGCCAACCACAGGACTCGACCCCATGCAGCTTACAGAAATCCGCGAACTGATTAAAAATCTGGGCTCAGAAAAAACTGTACTTCTTTCTACTCATATTCTGCAGGAAGTAGAAGCTATCTGCCATCGGGTACTAATGATTAACAAAGGAAAAATTGTAGCCGATAAAACTACTGAAGAGGTGCGCCAGAGTAAAAACCATCGGCAAACCTTACGCATCGAACTAAAAGAAGATGCAGACAAAACCTTATTTAGTTCTATACCTGCCATTCGTAATATCAGACAAGAATCGCCCAGAATATTTTACCTCGAAAGTGATACAGGCGATGACCTTCGCGAACAGGTATTTAAGCTGATATCGGAAAAAGGACTCAGTCTCCTGGAAATGCAAACAGAAAAACGCCCTTTAGAAGCTATTTTTAAGGAACTATCGGGGAATTAA